AAATTCAGAATAAGGTGTAACCATATTTCCTAATTCAATTCCTAAACTTTCCGCTTCTTCTTTATTATCTACACCTATATCGATGAACATTGCTTTAATATCTACTGGTTTCATACGTTCTTCAGGACTGAGTACATGTGGTGGTTTCGAACCAATAACGCCTCTGATTTCTTTACCCTCATCCGTTGTGATTGTTACTTTTTGAGATAACATCACTTGGCTCCACCAACCACCGATTGGCGTGAATTTGATATAGCCGTCTGGGTCTATTTGTGTAACCATAAATCCAATTTCATCAAGGTGACCAGCGATCATGATTGTCTTAGATCCCTCTTTACCCTTCTTCTTACCGAATATCCCACCTAAGTTATCTTCAATAATTTCACCACTGACTGGTTCTAAATATTCTCGCATTTGCGCTTTAACTTGATGTTCGTAACCTGCGATACCATTAATATCTGTTAACGTCTTTAATATTTCTACTGAATTTCCCACTTAAAAACCCCCCTATTATTTGTATAACATATCCATAATATCACTATTTTGAGCATTGCTACTAGGAACAAGCCTTTACATTAAAAAGGTCACGACAAGGTTATTCACCTTACCATGACCATTGATATATCATCACTTCTAAATCATTGTTTCAAATGAATCTCTCACTTGCGGTACACTTAAGCCAACAATTACTTGGACATTCGTACCACTCTTCGCAACACCATGAGCCATTTGATTCTCAGTGAAATAAGCATTGTCTTTAACAAGACTTGCATCTTTCACAGTAACTCTTAATCTAGTCGCACAATTCGTTACATCCTTGATATTATCTTTACCACCTAATCCTTCTAAATAGTATATGGCTTTTGTATCATATTCAGATGCATTGTTATCTAATCTTGTATCCGCTTCACTACCTTTTTTCGCTTTGTAATCTGCTTTAGTAAATAGTTTTGCTTCACCATCATCAGATACTCTACCTGGTAAAGGTACGTTAAACTTCTCAATAATAAACTTAAATACAAAGAAGTAAATTGCGACAAAGATGATGCCGATAATAAACTGCGCAATATACGTGTTTCCATGGTTTTGGAATAATGGAATCCAGTTGATTGCTGCAATTTCAATTGCACCACCGCCTTGAATACCAACAACACCAAATAAATACATAATTGTTACCATCGTTGCTCCAAGTAACGCATGAATTAAGAATAAATATGGAGCAATAAATAAGAATGTAAATTCTAATGGTTCAGTAATTCCTGCAAAAATAGCTGTCAAACCTGCTGGAAGCACGAGTGCTAATACTTTTTTCTTATTTTCTTTAGGTGTAGATGCATACATTGCTAATGCAATACCTAAACAACCGAATATTTTAATATTACCTTGTAGTAAGAATCCATATGGGTAAAGCTCTTTCAATGATTTTTTAGAATTTGAGAAATCTGCTAAATGTTCGATCCAGTATGGTTTTAATCCACCATTTACAACTGCAGGTCCGTACTCAAACGGCGTGTAAATAAAGTGATGCAAACCAGTTGGAATTAATATTCTTTCTAAGAAGTGGAATAACCAAACACCGACAAATCCTGAATGCAACATTACACCTTGTAATGATGCGATACCATTCTGTACAGATGGCCATACCGCACATACAATAAATGCAATTGGGATCATAATAAAGAATCCTATCATAACTACGAATGGTAACCCTTGGAATATACCTACCATTTCAGGTAATTTCTTATCGTAGAAACGATTATGTATCCAAATCACGATTGCTGAAATAAAAATGGCACCAATGATACTAGTATCTAACGTCGCTATCCCCGCTATTTCTTTCACGCCCGTTACATTTTCAACACCTTTAGATAAATCCACGCCGAATGTTTTCGGCCAAAGTGTTAATATCGCATTAACGAAATTGTTGAATACAAGATAAATCATTAAAGCAGCTAACGTTGCTCTACCTTGTGCTTTTTTCGCCAAAGAAATTGGTAAGCCAATTACAAATGCTAATTCCATATGATTGAATATTGTCCAACCACCCGCTTCGATTAAGCTCCAAATCTTAAACCACATCGTCCCTTCATTTGCGATGTCACCCATGATATTTGGATTTTTAAATAAAGTTGCAAATCCTACAACAATACCAAAAAACGCAAATAACAAAACTGGAACTATCATGGCACTGCCAAATCGTTTAATTGCATTCATATTATAACCCCTTTTCTGTTTCTGATTATCTCTACATTATAGGAAACGTTTTCATTTGCCAATACGTTTGACGTAATTAGAAATCACATAGTAAAATTAGATTATATTTTCAAAACCTGAAAATTTTTTCAACTTGAATGGAGGCGTACTATGATTCTGGATAAATTGATTAATGAACATTATCAACAATTAAACGATAATGATATACATATCATACAGATGATCAATAAAAACATACATTTGATACATCGCTTAAAAATACAAGAAATCGCAGACATATCACATACATCTATCTCCTCAATTCATCGATTATCAAGAAAACTTGGATTCGACGGTTATAGTGATTTCAAAGCTTATATCAAGTTAAATAAACAAACTTCAAAGCCATCAACAGATAT
The Mammaliicoccus sp. Dog046 genome window above contains:
- a CDS encoding alpha-glucoside-specific PTS transporter subunit IIBC — translated: MNAIKRFGSAMIVPVLLFAFFGIVVGFATLFKNPNIMGDIANEGTMWFKIWSLIEAGGWTIFNHMELAFVIGLPISLAKKAQGRATLAALMIYLVFNNFVNAILTLWPKTFGVDLSKGVENVTGVKEIAGIATLDTSIIGAIFISAIVIWIHNRFYDKKLPEMVGIFQGLPFVVMIGFFIMIPIAFIVCAVWPSVQNGIASLQGVMLHSGFVGVWLFHFLERILIPTGLHHFIYTPFEYGPAVVNGGLKPYWIEHLADFSNSKKSLKELYPYGFLLQGNIKIFGCLGIALAMYASTPKENKKKVLALVLPAGLTAIFAGITEPLEFTFLFIAPYLFLIHALLGATMVTIMYLFGVVGIQGGGAIEIAAINWIPLFQNHGNTYIAQFIIGIIFVAIYFFVFKFIIEKFNVPLPGRVSDDGEAKLFTKADYKAKKGSEADTRLDNNASEYDTKAIYYLEGLGGKDNIKDVTNCATRLRVTVKDASLVKDNAYFTENQMAHGVAKSGTNVQVIVGLSVPQVRDSFETMI